In Oryzias latipes chromosome 10, ASM223467v1, the genomic window tatcctaggcactttaacgttaggagttgggtcatctagacccactagacagtgcgcaaaacttttttcttcaatgatttgtgatcttcactggtttccatgaattacatgaaatcctctccccTTTTAATtaccttttgtcatggtaggaataacacatcaatgtaagggtagggtcataggatagcacaagggttaatcatttTTACAcggaaaaaagcacattttttaccaAAGGGACTCGTTTTCTATTAGTTGAAGTGACAGGTTGTAAAACCTATAAATTGGAGATTACTTCTACAGGTTATtgtaggggtgtcaaactcattttcactcattttcaccgagattcatcatagtggctgtcctcaaaagGCCAGAGATAACtcatacatgtaactaaatctaatgaaaaataaatgtaactagtACTTAATGGTAAATgactcatttgtttatttatttatttattataactttttaaagtgacaattgcagttgcataaaaaaatatgtttgcttgttactctagcataaatccttttaaattttgattctgtcaggttaggttatatggacagtgtttaagtcctactgtatagttgcccaattcaatatttcaagtccgattctccctagatatgaataaatacacaccaatttttttttttcattttaagaaattcaaaacctttatgctctcgggggccacataaaatgacatggagggccacatttggccctcgggccttgagtttgacccATGTATAGGTTATTGTATTATTGAGCTATAAAAAAGTCAGAAacatccagaaaacaaaattttaaaaacagttatgcAGAAAATATTTTGCATTGTAAAACTCAGCAAACCGGCTTTAAAATATAAACCTGTAAATATGTTTTATCCCACGAATTTCCCCTCTCCTgttaattttagaaaaattaacattaaaagcATATTTGCATGTGCTGTTTTTAAAGATATACATAGAAAAATGATCAACTCTCTCCAAGGAGCCagacagaaaatgttaaaaattccagaattaaaccttttttagtGAAATTGTTTTTGGCTTTTCTGTGTATAATCCTttgataaatgttaaaaaaaaaaacacacacacacaaactaaagCAAGTTCTACTTGTTTTATGGTTTAAGGGAAAGCTTTTGCATGTAGTTATCCTATCGATAAGATTCCCATGTAAGTGGAACTCTCTAGTATACTCTGGGAATATGGTTTATAATGATAAATGCTGGTGCTGCAACATAAGCGAAAGTTTAAAATTTGccccaaataaacaaataacaacTGCATTTCATGTTTCTTCTGGTTTATAGAggtgacttttttatttttaatctcttGTACCCATTCTTTCATATTGTTTTGTATCTTGAGTTTTTAACAGCATCTTTATTCTGGAAAATTAAACTCTTTGGTGATGACTCTTTAAGGAAAAACTTTCAAATCTCCTTTTGCAAATATCCTCCAAGTAAAACAATCTACACTCAAGACGATGGGTTGAAATTGTACAATTTGTACAATTtgcaatatgaaaaaaataaaactaccttcttctttttttttagttgatgaGAGAttagtgtttttctttgaattgaAGACAATTTGCTCCTGATGGATGAACTAATGGCAGACCACGGTTCAGCTGAGCTCCCGGTATCACATCCAAGCAGAACTTTTTTCAGCGTTTGTCAGCTTCCTGTCGCTGTCATTGCAGCTTAAGGATGCCATTGGCTGCTCATCTCCGATCTCCCCCACCCTCAGCGATAGGAGATAGAccctttgtgttatttttagcCTTGGGGGGCACTCATGTCCAGACAGGCTTAACGGACAACGTCATTGGCCAGCTGCCCTGCCACTCACCCCCAACAGCCAAGATGATGGGCTTTGGTGGTTTACATTTGAGAGTGTCCACTGTGCCAAATTTAACCatgggaggggaagggggggcgggcgAACTTTTACATGATGGAGTCTGTCCAgggggctgtgtgtgtgttgtggtcTGTAGAAGAACTCAGGCCTGGATCCTGATCTGTCTTGAGTTGAACCTTGAGGACAGAGGAGTCAGTGGTGTGCAGCTGGGGGGGTTGCCGGTTGGAGTCCGTGTTTTCTGGCCTCTCAAGACAGTTCTTTGGGTCTTGAGATCAGCGTTCCACAGAGGCCTGTCGGCAAAGAACAGCGGCCTTATGGACCCTTCAAGACATTATGAGCTTCTTTGCAGAGGATGTATAACAGGTAGATTTCTCTAGTAAACGtaagtttcatttttcatggtttcatatacattttcttttagcactgtttttaagaaaatgtacattttttgccAAGTATATTGAAGTCAAAATCTGTATTATCTTTTAACCAACAAATTGACATATTAAATGACTTTTTATCATTCCCACAACTAATGACTGTTTAAAACAGACTGATTAAATCAACAAATCTGTTAAATCTGCAGAGCATTAGATCAGCCTTCTGAATTTATTTTCCCTTCCAGTAACACACCCTGAACTTCCAGTTCTGCTCCTGTTCAGCAAACCAATTAAAGGGGAAGAAATATTTAGAGCGACATGTGTGAGGGTGGAAGCATTATTTAACTGTGTCATATTCATATCAACACCATTTCTGAGCAGCATTTGATTTCACGTCTCGTGGATCATATTGCCGCAATTCAATTCCTGAAGGCCAGGACCTGCAGAATCCAACTGAAACCCACCTTGGCCCTGTCTGCACTTTCCAAATATATGCCTCCCTAAAGTAAATATAATCCAGTCTGCATCTACACAGAAGAAGCCACTACCTGCTTAGCTGCTGCATGACGCAGTTGGATGCTCGGTTAACAGCTTAGAACCTCAGAGATCTTTTTGTTCTCGGTAAAACAATATGAAACGTTTTAAgccaacacatttatttttcctaatGATTAATTTTATCCAGTTCTTGTGTTACATCAGGgttaaatacctttttttttgccttcttaGTTCCCGATCTGACCTCTCACAGCCATGGGCGACTGGAACTTGCTGGGGAAGCTTCTTGAGAAGGCTCAGGAGCATTCCACCGTGGTGGGGAAAGTGTGGCTCACCGTTCTGTTCATCTTCCGCATCCTGGTCCTGAGCACTGCAACGGATAAAGTGTGGGGCGACGAGCAGTCCGGCTTCGTCTGCGACACCAAGCAGCCTGGTTGTGAGAATGTGTGCTATGACATAACTTTCCCCATCTCCCATGTCCGCTTCTGGGTCCTGCAGATCATCTTTGTCTCAACACCGACTTTGATCTACTTGGGACACATTGTCCACCTGGTACGTATGGAGGAGAAGCACAAAGAGAGGGAGCATCTGTTGGACCAACAGGGCCTCATCGGTGCTGCTAAGCCCAACAAACCTCCCATAAGGGATGAAAAAGGACGGGTGCGACTGCAGGGGGAGCTCTTGCGCACCTATGTCTTCAACGTGATCTTTAAGACGCTCTTTGAGGTTGGCTTCATCGTAGCCCAGTACCTCCTGTATGGCTTTGAGTTGAAACCCATGTATAAGTGTGACAGGCCACCATGTACCAATGTGGTCAACTGCTACATATCCCGCCCCACAGAGAAaaccatcttcatcatcttcatgcTCGGAGTTGCTAGCTTGTCGCTGCTCCTCAACCTTGTAGAGATCTATCATTTGGGCTTCACCAAGTGCCGCCAAGGCATTACCTTCAGGAGGAGGCAGGAAGTCGCTAAAAGTGTTTCCAAGCAAACAAACGAGGCCGTGGTCCCAATTGTGCCAAGCTATGATGACTATTTTTCAGGGCACTGTCAAGTGCAGCCAGCTTTCCCACCCATCCCCAGCTACGACCTTTCACCTCTCTCCAAAAGCACAGATTCGTCATTCCACCCCTACCACAGCAAGGCAGCctacaaacagaacaaagacaaCTTGGCGGTGGAAAGGGGGAACAGCAAGCAAGAGGAGTGTGACctcaaagaaaagaagggagCAGGATCAGCGCCTGGATCCCCTACGCAGCCTCGGCCCGGCTATTCCACCAaacgcagcagcagcaagacCAGAATAGACGATCTGAAGATATGAGGAGGTTTATGTTTCCCAAAGCGTTCTCTAAGTGCTACGACAGGATCGTATGTTCTTCGGAGGCCGCCACACATGATGAACCCACACGCAATCTTTAGACAGCTCCATTTGAATCATTCAAGTGCTGATGGAGATGACACTTCAGAGAAGGTCTAAGTTCGCTGACTGAGAGGATGAAGCAAAACcaattcaaatattgaaatattcGTTTTCCGATGTCTGGTTTTACgaaaaagaggagaaactcAGAGTGTTTCACTTTAGATTCTAGCAAATTTGTTTATGACAACGCATCattttcagtaaatgtttataaGGTTTTCTAAGCTCTTTGGACTTATTtgatataacttttttttttcatttttcctaaGAGCAGTCAACCTAGATTAAAATAATCTGTTAAAGATGAGTCACTATGAAATAGGGTAAGTCCATTGAACTGAACTGTCGTTCATTGTCACTAAACTTGAAGAGTTGTGCAATACTTGATAACACACTGGACATaggaatttttatttcttgcacTGGACATTTttgctgtctttcttttttgttttgttataaaTGCCTATAAATGAATGACTGGATGTACGCCTTTTTCTTGTTTATCATAACgtacatgtgtgtttgtttcctgTACAGCACTTGGTGACAGCTATGTTTGTGAAACTGCCCGAAATAAACCTGTCTTAAATTTGCACAGCTCACACTTCCTTGGTCTCCTTACCAGAAGGGGAGCCACTTCGGTGAAGGGTATGTGGCAGCTGTTATTTAATATTCCTGAAGATCTCTGAATGTCTGCAGTGGGAGCCTGGGAGGGAGGCGTATTTTGAATTTGACATGCTGAAGCAGGAATAAGCCCACGGTGCCTTTTTACAAATCCCACACATGCAGTTCTCTTACTTGTGTCAAGCAGCACAGACACCTCTGGAATTTTAAACTGTCCTCTGCCTTGTTTTGGTACCTTATGTCCGTTTCCTGTCAGTGTTTGGGACACTATGAatgtgtctgtatgtgtgtggcCCCCCAACCTGTCcggggtgtaccccaccttgcCCCTGACCCCATGTAATGAAGAATTTTCTCTTTCAGAAAGgcctttttttgcttcattagaTCCAACCAAAGGTTTTGGCGCCATCACTTTGCTCTCTAGATTCATATTTTACCTTTGAGAACTAATttcaacaaagcaaaaaaaatgtttatctatatctttttatttaattttataataGTCTAACATTGTTTTCCGGATGCTATATTTgattgctttaacccttgtgctatcctaggcacttaaacattgggagttgggtcatctagacctactagacagtgctctgaaccttttttcttcaaagatttgtgatcttcactggtgtccaaggattaccggtacatgaaatctttccacctttgtcatggtagggagaacatgtcaatgtatgggtggggtcatctaagatagcacaagggttactacaGAATAGCATCATACAGtaacaaacatgtttacattaatctaatgATTTGAGCTCAACATCAGAACATTCTAACATCTTGTGTATTTTAAAGGTTTGACCATCAATTGCTCTTTTAATATCTTGATTACTTCAGATGCAGTTCTATCAGAATGAAAGAATCATAAGATTCCCCAAACACTGATGGATTAATGTTCCTCCCTAATAAACTGGGGGATCTGTCTGGTCAGTTTTTCCAAATTTTCACAAATGAGTAATCTGTGTTTACACAAATGTTACCACAGTACTTTCAATCAACTGGTAGAGTTGCactaaaacataattttatgtTGCAAAAACAGGATATTCAAAATATTTGTCAGATTTCAAAAGGGAGGCTCCAAAAGTCAGATCTGATTGATCTAGTGTGCTGTAAATGTCTGCATTTTTAGTTATTGGTAGAGCGTGC contains:
- the LOC101173071 gene encoding gap junction alpha-3 protein, translating into MGDWNLLGKLLEKAQEHSTVVGKVWLTVLFIFRILVLSTATDKVWGDEQSGFVCDTKQPGCENVCYDITFPISHVRFWVLQIIFVSTPTLIYLGHIVHLVRMEEKHKEREHLLDQQGLIGAAKPNKPPIRDEKGRVRLQGELLRTYVFNVIFKTLFEVGFIVAQYLLYGFELKPMYKCDRPPCTNVVNCYISRPTEKTIFIIFMLGVASLSLLLNLVEIYHLGFTKCRQGITFRRRQEVAKSVSKQTNEAVVPIVPSYDDYFSGHCQVQPAFPPIPSYDLSPLSKSTDSSFHPYHSKAAYKQNKDNLAVERGNSKQEECDLKEKKGAGSAPGSPTQPRPGYSTKRSSSKTRIDDLKI